One Tachyglossus aculeatus isolate mTacAcu1 chromosome 18, mTacAcu1.pri, whole genome shotgun sequence DNA segment encodes these proteins:
- the CPSF1 gene encoding cleavage and polyadenylation specificity factor subunit 1 isoform X3, whose protein sequence is MLIYGTRLVVLPFRRESLAEEHEGPVGEGQKSSFLPSYIIDVRALDEKLLNIIDLQFLHGYYEPTLLILYEPNQTWPGRVAVRQDTCSIVAISLNILQKVHPVIWSLTSLPFDCTQALAVPKPIGGVVIFAVNSLLYLNQSVPPYGVSLNSLTAGTTAFPLRLHDGVRITLDCAQAAFISYDKMVISLKGGEIYVLTLITDGMRSVRSFHFDRAAASVLTTCMITMEPGYLFLGSRLGNSLLLKYTEKLQEPPAGSAREPARESGVDKQVSGQEEPPVKKKRVEQALGWAGGKSAAQDEVDEIEVYGSEAQSGTQLATYSFEVCDSILNIGPCANAAMGEPAFLSEEFQNSPEPDLEIVVCSGYGKNGALSVLQKSIRPQVVTTFELPGCYDMWTVIAPVRKEEGDSPKGEGAESEPPPPEPEDDGKRHGFLILSREDSTMILQTGQEIMELDTSGFATQGPTVYAGNIGDDRYIVQVSPLGLRLLEGVNQLHFIPVDLGSPIVQCAVADPYVVIMSAEGHVTMFLLKSDSYGGRTHRLALHKPPLHSQSKVIALCVYRDVSGMFTTESRASGPRDDPNLRGQSEAEPLLQELSHTVDDEEEMLYGDSSSLFSPSRDEPRRSSLPPADRDAPQYRAEPTHWCLLARDNGAMEIYQLPEWRLVFLVKNFPMGQRVLVDSSFGQPAASAAQAEAKKEEPARQGELPLVKEVLLVALGNRQTRPYLLVHVDQELLIYEAFAHDSQLGQSNLKVRFKKVPHNINFREKKPKPSKKKPESGGGEEGAGPRGRVARFRYFEDIYGYSGVFICGPSPHWLLVTARGALRLHPMTIDGLIDSFAPFHNVNCPKGFLYFNRQGELRISVLPAYLSYDAPWPVRKIPLRCTAHYVAYHVESKVYVVATSSNTLCTRIPRMTGEEKEFEAIERDERYIHPLQEAFSIQLISPVSWEAIPNARIELEEWEHVTCMKTVSLRSEETVSGLKGYVAAGTCLMQGEEVTCRGRILIMDVIEVVPEPGQPLTKNKFKVLYEKEQKGPVTALCHCNGYLVSAIGQKIFLWSLRASELTGMAFIDTQLYIHQMISVKNFILAADVMKSISLLRYQEESKTLSLVSRDAKPLEVYSVDFMVDNAQLGFLVSDRDRNLMVYMYLPEAKESFGGMRLLRRADFHVGAHVNAFWRTPCRGAAEGPSKKSIVWENKHITWFATLDGGIGLLLPMQEKTYRRLLMLQNALTTMLPHHAGLNPRAFRLLHMDRRTLQNAVRNILDGELLNRYLYLSTMERAELAKKIGTTPDIILDDLLEIDRVTAHF, encoded by the exons ATGCTGATCTACGGGACCCGGCTCGTCGTGTTGCCCTTCCGCAGGGAGAGCCTGGCCGAGGAGCACGAGGGGCCCGTCGGGGAGGG GCAGAAGTCGAGTTTTTTACCCAGCTACATCATCGACGTGCGGGCGTTGGATGAGAAACTGCTCAACATCATTGACCTTCAGTTCCTGCACGGCTATTACGAGCCCACCCTCCTGATCCTCTACGAGCCCAACCAGACCTGGCCTGG GCGGGTGGCCGTGCGGCAGGACACTTGCTCCATCGTGGCCATCTCGCTCAACATCCTGCAGAAGGTCCATCCGGTCATCTGGTCCCTCACCAGCCTGCCCTTCGACTGCACCCAGGCGCTGGCCGTGCCCAAGCCCATCG gcGGAGTGGTGATCTTCGCCGTGAACTCGCTGCTCTACCTGAACCAGAGCGTCCCCCCGTACGGCGTCTCCCTCAACAGCCTGACCGCCGGCACCACGGCCTTCCCCCTGC GTCTGCACGACGGGGTGAGGATCACGCTGGACTGTGCCCAGGCGGCCTTCATCTCCTATGACAAAATGGTCATCTCGCTCAAGGGCGGGGAGAT ctaCGTCCTGACCCTCATCACGGACGGCATGCGCAGCGTCCGGTCCTTCCACTTCGACAGGGCCGCCGCCAGCGTCCTCACCACCTGC ATGATCACCATGGAGCCCGGGTACCTGTTCTTGGGTTCCCGTCTCGGCAACTCGCTGCTGCTCAAGTACACGGAGAAGCTGCAGGAACCCCCCGCGGGCAGTGCCCGGGAGCCAGCCCGGGAATCCGGGGTGGACAAGCAGGTCAGTGG CCAGGAGGAGCCCCCTGTCAAGAAGAAGCGCGTAGAGCAAGCACTTGGCTGGGCGG GGGGAAAGTCGGCCGCGCAGGACGAGGTGGACGAGATCGAGGTGTACGGCAGCGAGGCCCAGTCCGGCACCCAGCTGGCCACCTACTCCTTCGAG GTGTGCGACAGTATCCTGAACATCGGTCCCTGTGCCAACGCTGCCATGGGGGAGCCGGCCTTCCTGTCCGAGGAG TTCCAGAACAGCCCCGAGCCTGACCTGGAGATTGTGGTTTGCTCGGGCTACGGAAAGAACGGGGCACTGTCCGTCCTGCAG AAGAGCATCCGACCGCAAGTGGTGACGACCTTTGAGCTGCCCGGCTGCTACGACATGTGGACGGTCATCGCACCTGTGCGCAAGGAGGAG GGTGATAGCCCCAAGGGGGAAGGAGCTGAGAGTGAACCCCCCCCACCCGAACCAGAAGATGATGGGAAGAGACACGGCTTTCTGATCCTGAGCCGGGAAGACTCTACCATG ATCTTGCAGACGGGGCAGGAGATAATGGAGCTGGACACAAGCGGCTTCGCCACCCAGGGCCCCACCGTCTACGCCGGCAACATCGGCGACGACCGCTACATCGTGCAGGTCTCGCCCCTCGGCCTGCGCCTGCTGGAAGGAG tgaacCAGTTGCATTTCATCCCCGTGGACCTGGGCTCCCCCATCGTGCAGTGTGCCGTGGCCGACCCCTACGTGGTCATCATGAGCGCCGAGGGCCACGTCACCATGTTCCTGCTCAAGAGCGACTCGTACGGCGGCCGGACCCACCGCCTGGCCCTGCATAAGCCCCCGCTGCACTCCCAGTCGAAGGTGATCGCTCTGTGCGTGTACCGGGACGTGAGCGGCATGTTCACCACCGAGAGCCGAGCCTCCGGCCCCCGCGACGACCCCAACCTGCGTGGCCAGAGCGAGGCGGAGCCCCTGCTGCAGGAACTCAG CCACACAGtggacgacgaggaggagatgCTGTACGGCGACTCCAGCTCCCTGTTCAGCCCGAGCCGCGACGAGCCGCGCCGCAGCAGCCTGCCCCCCGCCGACCGCGATGCCCCCCAGTATCGGGCGGAGCCCACCCACTGGTGCCTTTTGGCGCGCGATAACGGAGCCATGGAG aTCTACCAGCTCCCCGAGTGGCGCCTGGTTTTCCTGGTCAAAAACTTCCCCATGGGGCAGCGGGTGTTGGTGGACAGCTCCTTCGGGCagcccgccgcctccgccgcccagGCCGAGGCCAAGAAGGAGGAGCCAGCCCGCCAAGGCGAGCTGCCGCTGGTCAAGGAGGTGCTGCTGGTCGCCCTGGGCAACCGTCAGACTCGCCCCTACCTGCTG GTTCACGTGGACCAGGAGCTGCTCATCTACGAGGCCTTCGCCCACGACTCGCAGCTCGGCCAGAGCAACCTCAAAGTGCGGTTCAAGAAG GTCCCCCACAACATCAACTTCCGGGAGAAGAAACCGAAGCCGTCCAAGAAGAAGCCGGAGAGCGGCGGGGGCGAGGAGGGAGCCGGGCCCCGGGGCCGGGTGGCCCGGTTCCGTTACTTTGAGGACATCTACGGCTACTCGGGG GTGTTCATCTGCGGGCCCTCCCCGCACTGGCTCCTGGTCACCGCGCGAGGGGCCCTGCGGCTGCACCCCATGACGATCGACGGCCTCATCGACTCCTTCGCCCCCTTCCACAACGTCAACTGCCCCAAGGGCTTCCTCTACTTCAACAGACAG GGAGAGCTGCGGATCAGCGTCCTGCCGGCCTATCTCTCCTACGACGCCCCGTGGCCCGTCCGCAAGATCCCACTGCGCTGCACTGCCCATTACGTGGCCTATCACGTCGAATCGAAG GTGTATGTCGTGGCCACCAGCTCCAACACGCTGTGCACCCGGATCCCGCGCATGACGGGCGAGGAGAAGGAGTTTGAAGCCATCGAGAGGG ATGAGCGCTACATCCACCCACTGCAGGAGGCTTTCTCCATCCAGCTCATCTCCCCCGTGAGCTGGGAGGCCATTCCCAACGCCAG GATCGAGCTGGAGGAATGGGAGCACGTGACGTGCATGAAGACGGTTTCCCTGCGCAGCGAGGAGACCGTGTCCGGCCTCAAGGGCTACGTGGCGGCCGGGACCTGCCTCATGCAGGGGGAGGAAGTCACGTGCCGGGGACGG ATCCTCATCATGGATGTGATCGAGGTGGTGCCAGAGCCGGGGCAGCCCCTCACCAAGAACAAGTTCAAGGTTCTCTACGAAAAGGAACAGAAGGGCCCCGTGACGGCGCTGTGCCACTGCAATGGCTACCTAGTGTCGGCCATCGGACAGAAG ATTTTCCTGTGGTCGCTACGTGCCAGCGAGCTTACGGGCATGGCCTTCATCGACACGCAGCTCTACATCCACCAGATGATCAGCGTGAAGAACTTCATCCTGGCAGCGGACGTCATGAAGAGCATCTCGCTGCTGCGCTACCAGGAGGAGAGCAAGACGCTGAGCCTCGTCAGCCGA GATGCCAAGCCCTTGGAGGTTTACAGCGTGGACTTCATGGTGGACAACGCCCAGCTCGGCTTCCTGG TGTCTGACCGGGACCGCAATCTCATGGTTTACATGTACCTGCCTGAAG ccaaGGAGAGTTTTGGGGGAATGCGGCTGCTACGGCGGGCGGACTTCCACGTTGGGGCCCACGTCAACGCTTTCTGGCGGACGCCCTGCCGCGGGGCGGCAGAAGGACCCAGCAAAAAGTCCATCGTCTGGGAGAACAAGCACATCACCTGGTTTG CCACCTTGGACGGGGGCATCGGACTGCTGCTGCCCATGCAGGAGAAGACGTACCGGCGCCTGCTCATGCTGCAGAACGCGCTGACCACGATGCTGCCCCACCACGCCGGCCTAAACCCCCGTGCCTTCCG GCTGCTGCACATGGACCGGCGGACCCTGCAGAACGCAGTGCGCAACATCTTGGACGGGGAACTGCTCAACCGCTACCTCTACCTGAGCACCATGGAACGGGCCGAGCTGGCCAAGAAGATCGGCACCACGCCCGACATC ATCCTGGACGACTTGCTGGAGATCGACCGTGTCACGGCTCACTTCTAA